A region from the Hypericibacter adhaerens genome encodes:
- the murB gene encoding UDP-N-acetylmuramate dehydrogenase: MAAAKRPTDPLAGLPPVRGRLTADAPLAGITWFRVGGTAEIMFRPADRDDLAAFLAGKPQGLPVTVIGVGSNLLVRDGGVPGVVIRLGREFARIETEDDRIRAGAGALDLNVAIAARDAGLAGLEFLSGIPGTIGGALRMNGGAYGREMTDVVIEGEALDGGGGLHRLAHRDFGFSYRHCDLPEDWIFTGALLQGRRDEPAAIQARMAEIQKTREESQPIRTRTGGSTFANPAGPEARGRKAWQLIDEAGCRGLRIGGAQVSERHCNFLINTGDATAADIETLGEDVRRRVKEKTGVTLEWEIRRIGRPATSGPEVRA; encoded by the coding sequence ATGGCCGCCGCCAAGCGCCCCACCGATCCCCTGGCCGGATTGCCGCCCGTGCGCGGACGGCTGACCGCGGACGCGCCGCTGGCGGGCATCACCTGGTTCCGCGTCGGCGGGACGGCCGAGATCATGTTCCGCCCGGCCGACCGCGACGATCTCGCGGCCTTCCTCGCCGGCAAGCCCCAGGGCCTGCCCGTCACCGTGATCGGCGTCGGCTCGAACCTGCTCGTGCGCGACGGCGGCGTGCCCGGCGTCGTGATCCGGCTCGGCCGCGAGTTCGCGCGCATCGAGACCGAAGACGACCGCATCCGCGCCGGCGCCGGCGCGCTCGACCTCAATGTCGCGATCGCCGCGCGCGATGCCGGCCTCGCCGGCCTCGAGTTCCTCTCGGGCATTCCCGGCACCATCGGCGGCGCCTTGCGCATGAATGGCGGCGCCTATGGCCGCGAGATGACCGACGTGGTGATCGAGGGCGAGGCGCTCGACGGCGGCGGCGGGCTGCACCGGCTGGCGCACCGGGATTTCGGCTTCTCCTACCGCCATTGCGATCTGCCCGAGGATTGGATCTTCACCGGCGCCCTGCTCCAGGGGCGGCGCGACGAGCCGGCCGCGATCCAGGCCCGCATGGCCGAGATCCAGAAGACGCGCGAGGAGAGCCAGCCGATCCGCACCCGCACCGGCGGCAGCACCTTCGCCAATCCCGCCGGCCCCGAAGCGCGCGGCCGCAAGGCCTGGCAGCTCATCGACGAGGCCGGCTGCCGGGGCTTGCGCATCGGCGGCGCGCAGGTTTCCGAGCGCCACTGCAATTTCCTCATCAACACCGGCGACGCCACGGCCGCCGATATCGAGACGCTGGGCGAGGACGTGCGCCGGCGCGTGAAGGAGAAGACCGGCGTGACGCTCGAATGGGAGATCCGGCGCATCGGCCGGCCGGCAACCAGCGGACCGGAGGTGCGCGCATGA
- the murC gene encoding UDP-N-acetylmuramate--L-alanine ligase: MRALPLDIGIIHFVGIGGIGMSGIAEILHNLGYRVQGSDAADSGNVKRLRTLGIPVEIGHKAENLGQAEVVVVSSAIKPENPEVVQARARFLPVVRRAEMLAELMRLKWSVAIGGTHGKTTTTSLVAQLIDAAGLDPTIINGGIINSYGTNARLGSGDWMVVEADESDGTFVKLPATIVIVTNMDPEHLDFYGTVEAMNRAYEEFVKNIPFYGFATLCIDHPVVQAMIPRVSDRRIVTYGMSPQALVRAVNVEVGPAGATYDVVIQDRHQHEERRIERLHLPMHGAHNVQNSLAAIAVAHEMGIGDDIIRKGLGSFAGVKRRFTRTGEAGGITVIDDYGHHPVEIAAVLRAARGATQGRVIAVVQPHRFTRLKNLFEEFCACFNDADEVIVADVYTAGEAPIEGASRDALVAGLQNRGHRHVSPLPNPEALPAMIHERAQPGDLVVCLGAGSITYWANALPEQLKALQASQPKTFKGAGE; this comes from the coding sequence ATGAGGGCCCTTCCGCTCGACATCGGCATCATCCATTTCGTCGGCATCGGCGGCATCGGCATGAGCGGCATCGCCGAGATCCTGCACAATCTGGGCTACCGGGTGCAGGGCTCGGATGCGGCCGACAGCGGCAACGTGAAACGCCTCCGGACGCTGGGTATCCCCGTCGAGATCGGCCACAAGGCCGAGAATCTGGGCCAGGCCGAGGTGGTGGTCGTCTCCTCGGCGATCAAGCCGGAGAATCCCGAGGTCGTCCAGGCGCGCGCCCGGTTCCTGCCGGTGGTGCGCCGCGCCGAGATGCTGGCCGAGCTGATGCGGCTCAAATGGTCGGTCGCGATTGGCGGCACGCATGGCAAGACCACCACGACCTCGCTGGTCGCCCAGCTCATCGACGCCGCGGGGCTCGATCCCACCATCATCAACGGCGGCATCATCAACAGCTACGGCACCAACGCGCGGCTGGGCTCGGGCGACTGGATGGTGGTCGAGGCCGACGAATCCGACGGCACCTTCGTCAAGCTGCCGGCGACGATCGTCATCGTCACCAACATGGACCCCGAGCATCTCGATTTCTACGGCACGGTCGAGGCGATGAACCGGGCCTACGAGGAGTTCGTCAAGAACATCCCCTTCTACGGCTTCGCCACGCTCTGCATCGACCATCCGGTGGTGCAGGCCATGATCCCGCGCGTGTCCGACCGGCGCATCGTGACCTACGGCATGAGCCCGCAGGCGCTGGTGCGCGCGGTCAATGTCGAGGTCGGGCCGGCCGGCGCCACCTACGATGTCGTCATCCAGGATCGCCACCAGCACGAGGAGCGCCGCATCGAGCGCCTCCATCTGCCGATGCATGGTGCCCACAACGTGCAGAACTCGCTGGCCGCCATTGCCGTCGCGCACGAGATGGGCATCGGCGACGACATCATCCGCAAGGGGCTCGGCTCCTTCGCCGGCGTCAAGCGCCGCTTCACCCGCACGGGCGAGGCCGGCGGCATCACCGTGATCGACGATTACGGTCACCACCCGGTCGAGATCGCGGCGGTGCTGCGCGCCGCGCGCGGCGCGACGCAAGGCCGCGTCATCGCCGTGGTGCAGCCGCACCGCTTCACCCGGCTCAAGAACCTGTTCGAGGAATTCTGCGCCTGCTTCAACGACGCCGACGAGGTGATCGTGGCCGACGTCTATACCGCGGGCGAGGCGCCGATCGAGGGCGCCAGCCGCGATGCGCTGGTCGCGGGCCTGCAGAACCGCGGCCATCGCCATGTCTCGCCGCTGCCCAATCCCGAAGCCCTGCCGGCCATGATCCACGAGCGGGCGCAGCCGGGCGACCTCGTCGTCTGCCTCGGCGCCGGCAGCATCACCTATTGGGCGAACGCGCTCCCCGAGCAGCTCAAGGCGCTGCAGGCGAGCCAGCCCAAGACTTTCAAGGGAGCGGGCGAATGA
- the murG gene encoding undecaprenyldiphospho-muramoylpentapeptide beta-N-acetylglucosaminyltransferase, with amino-acid sequence MSAIAPILLTAGGTGGHMFPAEALAAALLKRGRRVMLVTDKRGQGFGDRLPEVETRRIAAGALAGKRLADRLSGLMRLAQGYFEARKIVRAARPALAVGFGGYASVPAMLAASHARVPLLLHEQNAVMGRANRLLAGRAQRIATCFEQVGALSAAGRKHAVLTGNPVRPAIAALSHSTYVAPAPGGVLELLVIGGSQGARILSQVIPAALEKLGAPERARLRLAQQCRAEDLDAVAATYRKLGFAAELKPFFADMPARLARVHLMIARSGASTVAELQAAGRPAILVPYRFAADDHQTANARAMAEAGAAWVMTESEFTPEALAQRLTALLVHPEQLAAAAAASRRLAHVDAAERLADLAESLAPQSAGKEAA; translated from the coding sequence ATGAGCGCCATCGCTCCCATCCTTCTGACGGCCGGCGGCACGGGCGGGCATATGTTCCCGGCCGAGGCGCTCGCGGCCGCCCTGCTCAAGCGCGGCCGGCGCGTCATGCTGGTGACCGACAAGCGCGGCCAGGGCTTCGGCGACCGGCTCCCCGAGGTCGAGACCCGGCGCATCGCGGCCGGCGCTCTCGCCGGCAAGCGCCTCGCCGACCGGCTCAGCGGCCTGATGCGCCTGGCCCAAGGCTATTTCGAGGCCCGCAAGATCGTCCGCGCGGCCCGGCCCGCGCTGGCGGTGGGCTTCGGCGGCTACGCCTCGGTCCCGGCCATGCTCGCGGCCTCCCATGCCCGCGTGCCGCTGCTGCTCCACGAGCAGAACGCCGTGATGGGCCGCGCCAACCGCCTGCTGGCCGGCCGCGCCCAGCGCATCGCCACCTGCTTCGAGCAGGTCGGCGCCCTCTCCGCCGCCGGCCGGAAACATGCGGTGCTGACCGGCAACCCGGTCCGCCCGGCGATCGCGGCCCTGAGCCACAGTACATATGTGGCGCCCGCGCCCGGCGGCGTGCTGGAGCTCCTCGTCATCGGCGGCAGCCAGGGAGCCCGCATCCTGTCGCAAGTGATCCCGGCCGCCCTCGAGAAGCTGGGAGCGCCGGAGCGCGCCCGCCTGCGTCTGGCCCAGCAATGCCGCGCCGAGGATCTCGACGCCGTGGCCGCCACCTACCGCAAGCTGGGCTTCGCCGCCGAGCTCAAGCCCTTCTTCGCCGACATGCCGGCCCGGCTCGCGCGCGTGCATCTCATGATCGCCCGCTCGGGCGCCTCGACCGTGGCCGAGCTCCAGGCGGCCGGACGTCCGGCGATCCTGGTGCCCTATCGTTTCGCCGCCGACGACCACCAGACCGCCAATGCCCGCGCCATGGCGGAGGCGGGTGCGGCCTGGGTCATGACCGAATCCGAGTTTACCCCCGAGGCGCTGGCCCAGCGGCTGACGGCGCTGCTCGTTCATCCCGAGCAGCTCGCCGCCGCTGCGGCGGCCTCGCGCCGGCTCGCCCATGTCGACGCGGCCGAACGGCTCGCCGATCTCGCCGAATCGTTGGCGCCGCAGAGCGCCGGGAAGGAGGCCGCATGA
- a CDS encoding FtsW/RodA/SpoVE family cell cycle protein, with translation MSTFARNDRSILGRWWWTVDRWTLAAVGLLIGIGMMMSLAASPAVATRIRLDSFSLVRHHFALLPIAIAILVATSLMSVRTIRRAATLGFLLFLGLTVMTLFMGQEIKGATRWLDLAGFSLQPSEFVKPCFAVVAAWMFSAQHGPDRIPGNLISIALYLLVVVVLMAQPDLGMTVVVSCTWFAQFFLAGLPLLWVGALAGVGVMGLVGAYFLFPHVTERVNGFLNPAAGDSYQVDRALDAFRNGGLFGQGPGEGTVKMVLPDAHADFVFAVAGEELGAIVCLFIVALFAFVMARGIARLLQERNLFVLLAAAGLLVTFGLQAVVNMASSLHLMPTKGMTLPFISYGGSSLLACALSIGMLLALTRRRVGLGEE, from the coding sequence GTGAGCACCTTCGCCCGCAACGACCGCAGCATCCTGGGCCGCTGGTGGTGGACCGTCGACCGCTGGACGCTGGCGGCCGTCGGCCTGCTGATCGGCATCGGCATGATGATGAGCCTGGCGGCGAGCCCGGCCGTCGCCACCCGCATCCGCCTCGACAGCTTCAGCCTGGTGCGCCACCACTTCGCGCTCCTGCCGATCGCAATCGCGATCCTGGTCGCGACCTCGCTGATGAGCGTGCGCACGATCCGGCGCGCCGCGACGCTCGGCTTCCTCCTGTTCCTGGGCCTGACGGTCATGACCCTCTTCATGGGCCAGGAGATCAAGGGCGCCACCCGCTGGCTCGACCTCGCCGGCTTCTCGCTGCAGCCCTCCGAGTTCGTGAAGCCCTGCTTCGCGGTCGTGGCCGCCTGGATGTTCTCGGCCCAGCACGGGCCGGACCGGATCCCGGGCAACCTGATCTCGATCGCGCTCTATCTCCTGGTGGTGGTCGTGCTGATGGCCCAGCCCGACCTCGGCATGACCGTGGTGGTGAGCTGCACCTGGTTCGCCCAGTTCTTCCTCGCGGGCCTGCCCCTGCTCTGGGTCGGCGCGCTGGCCGGCGTGGGCGTGATGGGGCTGGTCGGCGCCTATTTCCTGTTCCCGCATGTGACCGAGCGCGTGAACGGGTTCCTCAATCCGGCCGCGGGCGACAGCTACCAGGTCGACCGCGCGCTCGACGCCTTCCGCAATGGCGGCCTGTTCGGCCAGGGCCCGGGCGAAGGCACGGTCAAGATGGTGCTCCCCGACGCCCATGCCGATTTCGTGTTCGCGGTCGCGGGCGAGGAGCTCGGCGCCATCGTCTGCCTCTTCATCGTGGCCCTCTTCGCCTTCGTCATGGCCCGCGGCATCGCCCGCCTGCTGCAGGAGCGCAACCTCTTCGTGCTGCTGGCGGCGGCGGGCCTGCTGGTGACCTTCGGGCTCCAGGCCGTGGTCAACATGGCCTCCAGCCTGCATCTGATGCCGACCAAGGGCATGACGCTGCCCTTCATCAGCTATGGCGGCTCGTCGCTTCTCGCCTGCGCGCTCTCGATCGGCATGCTGCTGGCGCTGACGCGCCGGCGCGTCGGGCTGGGGGAGGAATGA
- the murD gene encoding UDP-N-acetylmuramoyl-L-alanine--D-glutamate ligase has protein sequence MTDLIRIPGLAGHTFAVLGLGKSGLVAAKALKAGGATVWAWDDSAEARAKLAAEGIEPVDLASADWRRIEALVLSPGIPHSFPKPHPVAAQAKAANRPIIGDVELLLRAQPHARLLAITGTNGKSTTTALTGHILASAGRQVAVGGNIGTPALALPAMGAAGIYVLELSSYQLEITPSLKPTAAVLLNITPDHIDRHGDMGGYIAAKERIFRRQTAEDTAIIGIDDEPSRQLQARIAARKGPRVVPISSIRPAPGGVSGASGKLVDDLDGKAEAVLDLAGVATLPGEHNWQNAAAAYAAMRALGLARAPILEGIESYPGLAHRQELIATIGDVRYVNDSKATNADATQKALVCYQPIYWILGGKPKEGGIESLKPLFPRIAHAYLIGEASAAFAKTLKGQVAATECGTLDRAVAAAHAQAQKDRRPGAVVLLSPACASFDQFANFEQRGDVFRQLVLKLGAGGPRRAS, from the coding sequence TTGACCGACCTCATCCGCATTCCCGGTCTCGCCGGCCATACCTTCGCCGTTCTCGGCCTGGGCAAGTCCGGGCTCGTGGCGGCGAAGGCGCTCAAGGCCGGCGGCGCCACGGTCTGGGCCTGGGACGATTCGGCCGAGGCGCGCGCGAAGCTCGCGGCCGAAGGGATCGAGCCGGTCGATCTCGCCAGCGCCGACTGGCGGCGGATCGAGGCGCTGGTCCTGAGCCCCGGCATTCCGCACAGCTTCCCCAAGCCCCACCCGGTGGCGGCTCAGGCCAAGGCCGCGAACCGGCCGATCATCGGCGATGTCGAGCTGCTGCTCAGGGCCCAGCCCCATGCGCGGCTCCTCGCCATCACCGGCACCAACGGCAAATCGACCACCACGGCGCTGACCGGCCATATCCTGGCCTCGGCCGGCCGGCAGGTCGCGGTCGGCGGCAATATAGGTACGCCGGCGCTGGCCCTGCCCGCGATGGGGGCCGCCGGCATCTATGTGCTGGAGCTCTCCTCCTATCAGCTCGAGATCACGCCCTCGCTGAAGCCTACGGCGGCGGTCCTGCTCAACATCACGCCCGACCATATCGACCGCCATGGCGATATGGGCGGCTATATCGCCGCCAAGGAGCGCATCTTCCGGCGCCAGACCGCCGAGGACACGGCCATCATCGGCATCGATGACGAGCCCAGCCGCCAGCTCCAGGCCCGAATCGCCGCGCGCAAGGGCCCGCGAGTCGTGCCGATCTCTTCGATTCGACCCGCTCCCGGCGGAGTCTCCGGCGCCAGCGGCAAGCTGGTGGACGATCTCGACGGCAAGGCCGAGGCCGTGCTCGACCTCGCGGGCGTCGCCACGCTGCCCGGCGAGCATAACTGGCAGAACGCGGCCGCCGCTTACGCCGCCATGCGGGCGCTGGGCCTCGCGCGGGCGCCGATCCTCGAGGGCATCGAAAGCTATCCCGGCCTCGCCCATCGCCAGGAGCTGATCGCGACCATCGGCGATGTCCGCTATGTCAACGACAGCAAGGCCACCAACGCCGACGCCACCCAGAAGGCGCTGGTCTGCTACCAGCCGATCTACTGGATCCTCGGCGGCAAGCCCAAGGAAGGCGGCATCGAGAGCCTGAAGCCGCTCTTCCCGCGCATCGCCCATGCCTATCTGATCGGCGAGGCCTCGGCCGCCTTCGCCAAGACCCTGAAGGGCCAGGTCGCCGCCACCGAATGCGGCACGCTCGACCGCGCGGTCGCGGCCGCCCACGCCCAGGCCCAGAAGGACCGCCGGCCGGGCGCCGTGGTGCTGCTCTCGCCGGCCTGCGCCTCCTTCGACCAGTTCGCCAATTTCGAGCAGCGCGGCGACGTCTTCCGCCAGCTCGTGCTCAAGCTCGGGGCCGGCGGCCCGCGGAGGGCTTCGTGA
- the mraY gene encoding phospho-N-acetylmuramoyl-pentapeptide-transferase produces MLYNLLAPFAEESSLFNIFRYLTFRSGGAVMTALLLSFLLGPRVIAWLKSKQPHGQPIRSDGPESHLLTKKGTPTMGGVLILLAVTISTLLWADLANGYVWIVLFVTIGFGAVGFGDDYLKLTKRGSKGLPGRFKLVAQIAIGAVAAYAAMRLTNEPLSTGLTVPFFKDILIQLGWLFVPFAVFVMVGASNAVNLTDGLDGLAIVPVMIVAGCFALIAYLVGNAVFANYLQLHFVAGSGELAVFCAALVGASLGFLWFNAPPAMVFMGDTGSLSMGGALGAISVVVKHELVLAIVGGLFVLETASVIVQVVSFKLTGKRVFRMAPLHHHFEKKGWAEPTIVIRFWIIASILALAGLSTLKLR; encoded by the coding sequence GTGCTCTACAACCTTCTTGCCCCATTTGCCGAAGAGAGCTCGCTCTTCAACATCTTCCGCTACCTCACCTTCCGCAGCGGCGGCGCGGTGATGACGGCGCTGCTCTTGAGCTTCCTGCTCGGGCCCCGCGTCATCGCCTGGCTGAAGAGCAAGCAGCCGCATGGCCAGCCGATTCGCAGCGACGGACCCGAGTCCCATCTCCTGACCAAGAAGGGCACGCCCACCATGGGCGGCGTGCTGATCCTGCTGGCGGTCACGATCTCGACCCTGCTCTGGGCCGATCTCGCCAACGGCTATGTCTGGATCGTGCTGTTCGTGACGATCGGCTTCGGCGCGGTCGGCTTCGGCGACGACTATCTGAAGCTCACCAAGCGCGGCAGCAAGGGGCTGCCCGGCCGCTTCAAGCTGGTGGCGCAGATCGCGATCGGCGCGGTCGCCGCTTACGCCGCGATGCGACTCACCAACGAGCCGCTCTCGACCGGACTCACGGTTCCCTTCTTCAAGGACATCCTGATCCAGCTCGGCTGGCTCTTCGTTCCGTTCGCCGTCTTCGTGATGGTCGGCGCATCAAATGCAGTAAATCTCACGGATGGTCTCGACGGACTCGCGATCGTCCCGGTAATGATCGTTGCGGGCTGCTTTGCCCTCATCGCTTATCTCGTGGGCAACGCGGTGTTCGCCAACTATCTGCAGCTCCATTTCGTGGCCGGCTCTGGCGAACTCGCCGTCTTCTGCGCCGCCCTCGTGGGTGCCAGCCTCGGCTTCCTCTGGTTCAACGCGCCGCCCGCCATGGTCTTCATGGGCGACACCGGGTCGCTCTCGATGGGCGGCGCGCTCGGCGCCATCAGCGTCGTCGTCAAGCACGAGCTGGTGCTGGCGATCGTGGGCGGGCTTTTCGTCCTCGAGACCGCCTCGGTCATCGTCCAGGTCGTCTCCTTCAAGCTCACCGGCAAGCGCGTCTTCCGCATGGCGCCGCTGCACCACCACTTCGAGAAGAAGGGCTGGGCCGAGCCCACCATCGTGATCCGCTTCTGGATCATCGCCTCGATCCTGGCCTTGGCCGGGCTCTCCACCTTGAAGCTGCGTTGA
- a CDS encoding UDP-N-acetylmuramoylalanyl-D-glutamyl-2,6-diaminopimelate--D-alanyl-D-alanine ligase, with the protein MTAARPVLWTAADAASAARGQLQGAPGWAATGISIDSRTVEPGDLFVALKGPSFDGHDYIGKSLAAGAVAALAHRRPEGLGADAPLLMVEETLAGLERMGQASRARCKARRIGITGSVGKTGTKEALKTVLSGQAPTFAAAGSFNNQWGVPLTLARMPRDTVYGVFELGMNHAGELGPLSRQVRPEITIITTIEAAHMEFFASIEAVADAKAEIFEGMDADGIAILNRDNAQFERLAGHARRHGLRQIIGFGSHPEATSRLLDCSLQATCSAVNAVIEGERLDYCIGAPGQHWVMNSLAVLAAVKAAGADLHQAASAFAKVLPPKGRGQRSQVMLPAQRGGGSIELIDESYNASPAAVRAALRVLAQAKPRNGGRRIAVLGDMRELGPESPALHAGLAPDLIAAGVELAFTVGPLMTNLDAALPAAMRAAHAETSAEIIAPVLAMLKPGDVVLVKGSLGTRMAPIVEAIKAMGASAPMPRAANGN; encoded by the coding sequence ATGACCGCCGCCAGGCCCGTGCTCTGGACCGCCGCCGACGCCGCGAGCGCCGCCCGGGGACAGCTCCAGGGCGCGCCGGGCTGGGCCGCGACCGGCATCTCCATCGACAGCCGCACGGTCGAGCCGGGCGACCTCTTCGTCGCCCTCAAGGGGCCGAGCTTCGACGGGCATGACTATATCGGCAAGTCGCTCGCCGCCGGCGCGGTCGCCGCGCTGGCGCACCGCCGCCCCGAGGGTCTCGGCGCGGATGCGCCGCTGCTGATGGTCGAGGAGACGCTGGCCGGGCTCGAGCGGATGGGCCAGGCCTCGCGTGCGCGCTGCAAGGCCAGGCGCATCGGCATCACCGGCAGCGTCGGCAAGACCGGCACCAAGGAAGCGCTGAAGACGGTGCTGTCCGGCCAGGCCCCGACCTTCGCCGCCGCCGGCAGCTTCAACAACCAGTGGGGCGTGCCCCTCACCCTCGCCCGCATGCCGCGGGACACGGTCTATGGCGTGTTCGAGCTCGGCATGAACCATGCCGGCGAGCTCGGGCCCCTGTCCCGCCAGGTCCGCCCCGAGATCACGATCATCACCACGATCGAGGCCGCCCATATGGAGTTCTTCGCCTCGATCGAGGCGGTGGCCGACGCCAAGGCCGAGATCTTCGAGGGCATGGATGCCGACGGCATCGCGATCCTCAACCGCGACAATGCCCAGTTCGAGCGCCTGGCCGGCCATGCCCGCCGCCACGGCCTGCGGCAGATCATCGGTTTCGGCAGCCACCCCGAGGCGACCTCCCGCCTGCTCGACTGCTCGCTGCAGGCCACCTGCAGCGCCGTCAACGCGGTCATCGAGGGCGAGCGGCTCGACTATTGCATCGGGGCGCCGGGCCAGCACTGGGTCATGAACAGCCTGGCGGTCCTGGCGGCGGTGAAAGCGGCCGGCGCCGATCTGCACCAAGCCGCATCCGCCTTCGCCAAGGTCCTGCCCCCCAAGGGCCGCGGCCAGCGCAGCCAGGTGATGCTTCCCGCCCAGCGCGGCGGCGGCAGCATCGAGCTGATCGACGAGAGCTACAATGCGAGCCCGGCGGCCGTGCGCGCGGCCCTCCGCGTGCTGGCCCAGGCCAAGCCCCGCAATGGCGGGCGGCGCATCGCCGTCCTGGGCGACATGCGCGAGCTGGGGCCCGAGAGCCCGGCGCTCCATGCCGGACTCGCGCCCGACCTGATCGCGGCCGGAGTCGAGCTGGCCTTCACCGTCGGTCCGCTCATGACGAATCTCGACGCCGCCCTGCCGGCGGCGATGCGCGCCGCCCATGCCGAGACGAGTGCCGAGATCATCGCCCCGGTGCTGGCGATGCTGAAGCCGGGCGACGTGGTCCTGGTCAAGGGATCGCTCGGCACCCGCATGGCGCCGATCGTCGAAGCCATCAAGGCGATGGGCGCCTCGGCACCGATGCCGCGCGCGGCCAACGGCAATTAA
- a CDS encoding UDP-N-acetylmuramoyl-L-alanyl-D-glutamate--2,6-diaminopimelate ligase: protein MRLKDLLEERKTDVATAAAEIEITGLSADSRRIEPGYLFAALPGARADGRAYILDALKRGAAAVLAPLDTELPAEIGRTPVILDQNPRRRLALLAARFYRKQPKIIAAVTGTSGKTSTAHFARQLWTLLGFRAGSLGTLGVVAPGHDNPGELTTPDPIELHRLLAELAQGGIDHLAMEASSHGLDQFRLEGVKLKAAAFTNLSHDHLDYHGTLARYFRAKARLFEQLLPANGTAVLNADSDHFELLLAICKQRGLATIAFGKAGKDLTLVDQVLLPEGQRLTLEVFGQRMELIFPVAGGFQAYNALTALGLVIGTGSEPAEAAGKLAQLSGVHGRIELVARHPSGATILVDYSHKPEALRTILAELRPLARNRLVLVFGCGGDRDRAKRPVMGAIAAELADTVIVTDDNPRSEDPAAIRAAILAAAPGAREIGDRALAIRTAVSELEAGDLLVIAGKGHETGQKIGSVTLPFDDAEVARTAALALGGRSIGGGA from the coding sequence GTGCGGCTCAAGGATCTCCTGGAGGAACGGAAGACGGACGTGGCGACGGCGGCGGCGGAAATCGAGATCACGGGCTTGAGCGCGGATTCGCGGCGCATCGAGCCCGGCTACCTGTTCGCCGCCCTGCCCGGCGCGCGCGCCGACGGCCGCGCCTATATCCTCGACGCGCTGAAGCGCGGGGCCGCCGCCGTGCTGGCGCCGCTCGACACCGAGCTGCCGGCCGAGATCGGCCGCACCCCCGTCATCCTCGACCAGAACCCGCGCCGGCGCCTGGCTCTCCTGGCCGCCCGCTTCTATCGCAAGCAGCCCAAGATCATCGCCGCCGTCACCGGCACCAGCGGCAAGACCTCGACCGCGCATTTCGCGCGCCAGCTCTGGACGCTCCTGGGCTTCCGCGCCGGCAGCCTCGGCACGCTGGGCGTGGTGGCGCCGGGCCACGACAATCCGGGCGAGCTCACCACGCCCGATCCGATCGAGCTGCATCGCCTGCTGGCGGAGCTGGCCCAGGGCGGCATCGACCATCTGGCGATGGAGGCCTCGAGCCACGGGCTCGACCAGTTCCGGCTCGAGGGGGTGAAGCTCAAGGCCGCGGCCTTCACCAACCTCTCCCATGACCATCTCGACTATCACGGCACCCTGGCGCGCTATTTCCGGGCCAAGGCGCGGCTGTTCGAGCAGCTGCTGCCGGCCAACGGCACGGCGGTGCTCAATGCCGACAGCGACCATTTCGAGCTGCTGCTGGCGATCTGCAAGCAGCGGGGGCTCGCCACCATCGCCTTCGGCAAGGCCGGCAAGGACCTGACCCTGGTCGATCAGGTCCTGCTGCCCGAGGGCCAGCGACTGACCCTCGAGGTGTTCGGCCAGCGCATGGAGCTGATCTTCCCGGTGGCCGGCGGCTTCCAGGCCTATAACGCGCTGACGGCGCTGGGCCTCGTCATCGGCACCGGCAGCGAACCGGCCGAGGCGGCCGGCAAGCTCGCCCAGCTCAGCGGCGTCCATGGCCGCATCGAGCTGGTGGCCCGCCATCCGAGCGGCGCCACGATCCTGGTGGATTATTCGCACAAGCCCGAGGCGCTGCGCACGATCCTGGCCGAGCTCCGGCCGCTGGCCCGCAACCGGCTGGTGCTGGTGTTCGGCTGCGGCGGCGACCGCGACCGCGCCAAGCGGCCGGTGATGGGCGCCATCGCCGCCGAGCTCGCCGATACGGTCATCGTGACCGACGACAATCCGCGCAGCGAGGACCCGGCTGCCATCCGCGCCGCCATCCTGGCCGCCGCCCCCGGTGCCCGCGAGATCGGCGACCGGGCGCTCGCCATCCGGACGGCGGTGAGCGAGCTCGAGGCCGGCGACCTCCTGGTGATCGCCGGCAAAGGCCACGAGACGGGCCAGAAGATCGGCTCGGTCACCCTTCCGTTCGACGACGCCGAGGTCGCCCGCACCGCGGCGCTGGCGCTGGGCGGCCGCAGCATCGGGGGTGGCGCATGA